From the Vulpes lagopus strain Blue_001 chromosome 15, ASM1834538v1, whole genome shotgun sequence genome, one window contains:
- the LOC121476558 gene encoding collagen alpha-1(I) chain-like yields the protein MVALAAPGATRAPGGALGRVQVRGSVRGIRGSLGARWTTAAPSLRGRAALGAPAPSLPPGLAARSPGGGPARPPARRPPRSSSPPPGGDGGPRAGALRAELGFGGAALGLRRRC from the exons ATGGTGGCTCTGGCCGCCCCGGGAGCGACCCGAGCCCCTGGGGGCGCTTTGGGTCGGGTGCAGGTCCGGGGCAGTGTGCGCGGGATCCGGGGGTCTCTGGGCGCCAG ATGGACGACCGCTGCTCCCTCCCTGCGCGGCCGGGCTGCGCTCGGGGCTccggccccctccctgcctcctggcctgGCTGCCCGCTCCCCCGGCGGCGggcccgcccggccgcccgcccgccgccctccccgctcctcctccccgccTCCTGGAGGAGATGGCGGGCCCCGGGCAGGGGCGCTGCGCGCGGAGCTGGGGTTCGGCGGCGCTGCGCTCGGGCTCCGGCGGCGGTGCTGA